The Denticeps clupeoides chromosome 5, fDenClu1.1, whole genome shotgun sequence genome includes a region encoding these proteins:
- the oscp1b gene encoding protein OSCP1 isoform X2, which produces MSSRTLPLLFINLGGEMLYILDQRLRAQNIPADKAKKVAEWIEEDRKRVMNDIVTTMFNKKFLEELFKPQELYSKKALRTVFDRLAHASIMRLNQASMDKLYDLMTMAFKYQVLLCQRPKDILLVSFNHMDAIKDFVRDTPNILSQVDETYRQLIEMYTLLPAGEFQLIRQTLLIFFQDMHIRVSIFLKDKVQNSNGRFVLPTSGPVPYGTQTPGLIRMFTCNGEEVKRVQFRNGGNYTSALREGSFELFGDRVIKLGTNMYSISRPVETHMSGSLKNSAQHAKVNTAPNPLAKEELNLLAKLMGGMEVQKPGNPESGFRVNLFATDEEEEEALISRPAELSYEVINIQATKDKQANEELVRIMGEFTESEEPTPCSSSKGDDLLTMMDGL; this is translated from the exons ATGTCGTCGCGGACGCTGCCCCTGCTGTTCATTAATCTCGGCGGAGAGATGCTTTACATCCTGGACCAGCGGCTGCGGGCCCAAAATATCCCCGCCGACAAAGCCAAGAAAG TGGCGGAATGGATAGAGGAGGACAGAAAACGAG TCATGAATGACATCGTCACCACCATGTTTAACAAGAAGTTTCTGGAGGAGCTGTTCAAGCCACAGGAGCTGTACTCCAAGAAGGCCTTGAGGACGGTGTTCGACCGACTGGCCCATGCCTCAATTATGAGGCTCAATCAGGCCAGCATGGACAAG CTATATGATCTGATGACGATGGCTTTCAAGTATCAAGTATTGCTCTGTCAACGACCTAAAGACATTTTGCTGGTGTCCTTCAACCACATGGATGCCATCAAGGACTTTGTGAGGGACACGCCTAATATTCTCAGCCAGGTTGATGAGACGTATCGTCAACTCATAGAG ATGTACACTCTGCTCCCTGCTGGGGAGTTTCAACTAATCAGACAGACTCTCCTCATTTTCTTTCAAGACATGCACATAAGG GTGTCCATATTCCTAAAAGATAAAGTTCAAAATTCAAATGGCCGCTTTGTTCTCCCTACATCTGGACCTGTGCCATACGGAACACAGACTCCTGGACTGATCAG GATGTTCACCTGTAATGGTGAAGAGGTGAAGAGGGTTCAGTTCAGGAATGGTGGGAACTATACCAGCGCTCTCCGTGAGGGATCCTTTGAGTTGTTCGGGGACCGAGTCATCAAGCTCGGCACAAACAT GTACAGCATAAGTCGCCCTGTGGAAACTCACATGTCAGGATCATTGAAGAATTCTGCACAGCATGCCAAG GTGAACACTGCACCGAACCCCCTGGCTAAAGAAGAACTTAATCTTCTTGCAAAGTTGATGGGAGGTATGGAAGTGCAAAAACCTGGCAACCCTGAGTCGGGTTTCCGAGTTAACCTTTTTGCCACagatgaggaagaaga GGAGGCTTTGATATCAAGACCAGCAGAACTCTCGTATGAAGTTATAAATATCCAGGCAACAAAG GACAAGCAGGCCAATGAGGAACTTGTTCGCATCATGGGGGAGTTCACAGAGTCTGAGGAGCCCACCCCCTGCTCTAGTAGCAAAGGGGATGACCTGTTGACCATGATGGATGGCCTGTGA
- the oscp1b gene encoding protein OSCP1 isoform X1, which translates to MSSRTLPLLFINLGGEMLYILDQRLRAQNIPADKAKKVMNDIVTTMFNKKFLEELFKPQELYSKKALRTVFDRLAHASIMRLNQASMDKLYDLMTMAFKYQVLLCQRPKDILLVSFNHMDAIKDFVRDTPNILSQVDETYRQLIEMYTLLPAGEFQLIRQTLLIFFQDMHIRVSIFLKDKVQNSNGRFVLPTSGPVPYGTQTPGLIRMFTCNGEEVKRVQFRNGGNYTSALREGSFELFGDRVIKLGTNMYSISRPVETHMSGSLKNSAQHAKVNTAPNPLAKEELNLLAKLMGGMEVQKPGNPESGFRVNLFATDEEEEEALISRPAELSYEVINIQATKDKQANEELVRIMGEFTESEEPTPCSSSKGDDLLTMMDGL; encoded by the exons ATGTCGTCGCGGACGCTGCCCCTGCTGTTCATTAATCTCGGCGGAGAGATGCTTTACATCCTGGACCAGCGGCTGCGGGCCCAAAATATCCCCGCCGACAAAGCCAAGAAAG TCATGAATGACATCGTCACCACCATGTTTAACAAGAAGTTTCTGGAGGAGCTGTTCAAGCCACAGGAGCTGTACTCCAAGAAGGCCTTGAGGACGGTGTTCGACCGACTGGCCCATGCCTCAATTATGAGGCTCAATCAGGCCAGCATGGACAAG CTATATGATCTGATGACGATGGCTTTCAAGTATCAAGTATTGCTCTGTCAACGACCTAAAGACATTTTGCTGGTGTCCTTCAACCACATGGATGCCATCAAGGACTTTGTGAGGGACACGCCTAATATTCTCAGCCAGGTTGATGAGACGTATCGTCAACTCATAGAG ATGTACACTCTGCTCCCTGCTGGGGAGTTTCAACTAATCAGACAGACTCTCCTCATTTTCTTTCAAGACATGCACATAAGG GTGTCCATATTCCTAAAAGATAAAGTTCAAAATTCAAATGGCCGCTTTGTTCTCCCTACATCTGGACCTGTGCCATACGGAACACAGACTCCTGGACTGATCAG GATGTTCACCTGTAATGGTGAAGAGGTGAAGAGGGTTCAGTTCAGGAATGGTGGGAACTATACCAGCGCTCTCCGTGAGGGATCCTTTGAGTTGTTCGGGGACCGAGTCATCAAGCTCGGCACAAACAT GTACAGCATAAGTCGCCCTGTGGAAACTCACATGTCAGGATCATTGAAGAATTCTGCACAGCATGCCAAG GTGAACACTGCACCGAACCCCCTGGCTAAAGAAGAACTTAATCTTCTTGCAAAGTTGATGGGAGGTATGGAAGTGCAAAAACCTGGCAACCCTGAGTCGGGTTTCCGAGTTAACCTTTTTGCCACagatgaggaagaaga GGAGGCTTTGATATCAAGACCAGCAGAACTCTCGTATGAAGTTATAAATATCCAGGCAACAAAG GACAAGCAGGCCAATGAGGAACTTGTTCGCATCATGGGGGAGTTCACAGAGTCTGAGGAGCCCACCCCCTGCTCTAGTAGCAAAGGGGATGACCTGTTGACCATGATGGATGGCCTGTGA
- the LOC114790756 gene encoding cornifelin-like yields the protein MSNPVITHQPGPTYGGTNVQTGDWSTGLCSCCSDLLVCGLGCLFPPALACYTANKYGENPCLPCIPGGMAALRTHMRMTYGIQGTLCNDALMTFCCVFCETCRMAREIRIRNGETS from the exons ATGTCCAACCCCGTCATCACACACCAACCAGGGCCGACCTACGGTGGCACAAACGTTCAGACGGGGGACTGGAGCACTGGCTTGTGTTCCTGCTGCAGTGACTTGCTAGTCT GTGGTCTGGGATGCCTCTTTCCACCTGCCCTGGCCTGCTACACTGCTAACAAGTACGGCGAGAACCCCTGCCTGCCATGCATTCCAGGAGGAATGGCGGCACTGAGAACACACATGAGGATGACCTATGGCATCCAG GGAACACTATGCAACGATGCTTTGATGACCTTTTGCTGTGTATTCTGTGAGACGTGCCGGATGGCCAGAGAAATTCGCATCAGGAATGGAGAGACTTCATGA
- the mrps15 gene encoding small ribosomal subunit protein uS15m — MFLRNAFMSTFLRDLSVSLKGICSAVGPKQASCSALPSRLLSVLGTSGDTEGLRKPGIHPVRHYARAVRKKQEIQSQLSDLAPTLLKMDYAPIPLAQTANDVVKKLLTLELASHRDKLLLKEEQLIAKVQKHKTDRSSVEVRVAILTARIRNYQEHLQKHPKDKANKRRMLMSMDRRKKRLKFLRRTHYESFENVCQQLGITYTFPPQYYRRATRRWLAKKALCIKVYREVQKQRAAQRDKGREAEAPPV, encoded by the exons ATGTTTCTTAGAAATGCCTTTATGTCAACGTTTTTGCGAGATTTAAGTGTTAGTCTAAAGGGGATTTGCTCGGCTGTAGGACCTAAACAAGCTTCCTGCAGCGCGCTGCCGTCAAGGCTTTTGAGTGTGTTGGGCACCAGCGGCGACACTGAAG GTCTTAGGAAACCTGGTATCCACCCAGTAAGACATTATGCCAGAGCTGTAAGGAAAAAACAAG AAATCCAGAGTCAGCTGAGCGACCTGGCCCCAACGCTTCTCAAGATGGACTATGCTCCCATTCCTCTTGCTCAAAC AGCCAACGATGTGGTCAAGAAACTTCTCACCCTAGAGCTGGCAAGCCAT CGTGATAAACTCCTTTTGAAGGAGGAGCAGCTTATTGCCAAGGTGCAGAAGCATAAAACTGACCGCAGCTCAGTTGAAGTCCGGG TGGCCATCTTAACAGCACGGATTCGCAACTATCAGGAACACCTTCAGAAGCACCCAAAG GACAAAGCCAACAAGAGGAGGATGCTGATGAGCATGGACCGCAGGAAGAAAAGGCTGAAGTTTCTGAGGAGAACCCACTACGAGTCATTTGAGAACGTGTGCCAGCAGCTGGGCATTACATACACGTTTCCCCCGCAGTACTACCGGCGCGCCACGCGCCGCTGGCTGGCCAAGAAGGCCCTCTGCATCAAG GTGTACAGAGAGGTGCAGAAGCAGAGGGCGGCGCAGAGGGACAAAGGCAGAGAAGCAGAAGCTCCCCCGGTGTAG
- the LOC114790161 gene encoding granulocyte colony-stimulating factor receptor produces the protein MAVFLISILVVMLSHINGDNTAVPSLLPCAEVETQTPHVLLGSSATASCHIRENCPLTKGQEFHVKWYLNNLPILGNLSSNHSSQTYVAFIRSFTDAQGYLECHVCLEYDCQVVGGLQIRGGYPPEAPQNLSCLTNFTLPETVTCLWSPGHDTHLPTNYTFHTKRKHLSSVEMSAYTMPSGVHSITLLRPSFYLFSKMEVYVEAVNALGQATSQSLLYVPVESAKFDPPKILQMKPNTYGCLKFSWSLSKDQEWIYLRGLNVELHLHAINSEHSAKEKVILKKLNVHKDLETCGLLHGTEHQARIRIKYKQGRWSDWSNSAVGTTLEKAPTGRLDTWLKILEEETPNYYIIDMAWKPSKQFRANGKNILYFVFMVHQDTSKSKLCITSKDHCSFYINKHVQRVYLTVKNDAGAARPKAVPVLQTRALGSVSSMSVLPYSDRALLVQWEGPASPVLTGYVLEWRQLSANSSSLVSFHLLDANQSSALVSDGIEPYKPYEILLYTKYGKEIGSPHTDLAYSKQKAPSTAPTLIFREIWHSHAELFWNEIPLEQRNGIVRSYRIFYWEEQDGKVKVIESDQKKRRVVLRDLKPQAVYRAFIMVRTDGGSINGSFVTLQAGSVDAFSIILIAIPSCVGIILCLIIIISSSWLTKHTWLKIWPKVPDPANSSIRKWKSDKSLQDSNKNGQEPVLQFLSHFSLVDLLEKELETASDKTENWRRYSSTEEDYLPGGSQSSYPFSEEGSNAVPYATLVFSGPYRSQSSPPVYLRSDSTQPLLQEENLQSPSQYVNVCAQRVFFSTCQDVSEEQGEGLFFEGFPLLNSVDIKDFSCET, from the exons TTGTCGTGATGTTGTCCCACATAAATGGAGACAATACAG CAGTCCCATCCCTTCTCCCATGTGCTGAAGTGGAGACTCAAACTCCACACGTTCTTCTGGGGTCTTCAGCAACTGCCTCCTGCCATATTCGGGAGAACTGCCCCTTAACGAAAGGACAGGAATTTCATGTTAAATGGTATCTTAACAACCTTCCAATACTGGGCAACCTGTCAAGCAATCACAGCAGCCAGACTTATGTGGCTTTCATCAGAAGCTTCACGGATGCCCAAGGGTACCTCGAATGCCATGTCTGCCTTGAGTATGACTGTCAGGTTGTGGGAGGACTGCAGATCAGAGGAGGAT ATCCACCAGAAGCACCACAGAACCTGAGCTGcctgacaaatttcactctgccaGAAACTGTGACATGTCTGTGGTCTCCTGGACATGACACTCATCTCCCAACAAACTACACATTTCACACCAAAAGAAA GCATTTGAGCTCAGTGGAAATGTCCGCCTACACAATGCCATCTGGAGTGCACAGCATCACCCTTCTACGACCAAGCTTCTATCTGTTCTCAAAGATGGAGGTCTATGTTGAGGCAGTGAACGCTTTGGGTCAGGCCACCTCACAAAGCCTTCTCTACGTCCCTGTAGAGTCAG CAAAGTTTGACCCGCCGAAGATTCTTCAAATGAAGCCAAATACCTACGGCTGCTTGAAGTTCAGCTGGAGTCTCTCCAAGGATCAAGAGTGGATTTACTTAAGAGGACTAAACGTGGAGCTGCATTTGCATGCCATAAACAGCGAACACTCTGCTAAAGAAAAA GTCATCctcaaaaaattaaatgtcCACAAGGATCTGGAAACATGTGGTCTTCTCCATGGTACTGAGCACCAGGCACGGATAAGGATCAAGTATAAACAGGGCCGGTGGAGCGACTGGAGTAACTCTGCTGTGGGCACGACCCTGGAGAAAG CTCCTACTGGTCGCTTAGACACATGGCTGAAGATATTAGAAGAAGAAACTCCAAACTATTACATCATTGACATGGCTTGGAAG CCTTCAAAGCAGTTCCGAGCAAACGGCAAGAACATCTTATACTTTGTTTTCATGGTCCACCAAGACACATCTAAGAGCAAACTCTGCATCACAAGCAAGGACCACTGTTCTTTTTACATTAACAAACATGTGCAAAGGGTCTACCTGACAGTAAAGAACGATGCTGGTGCAGCCAGACCCAAAGCTGTCCCTGTGCTTCAAACCAGAG CTCTCGGCTCAGTCTCCTCGATGAGTGTCCTTCCATACAGTGACAGGGCTCTGTTAGTACAATGGGAAGGACCAGCTTCTCCTGTTCTTACTGGCTACGTCCTGGAGTGGAGACAGCTGAGTGCAAACAGCTCATCTCTCGTGTCTTTTCATCTACTGGACGCAAATCAGTCCAGTGCTTTGGTGTCAG ATGGCATTGAGCCTTACAAGCCATATGAGATTTTACTGTATACCAAATATGGGAAAGAAATTGGGAGCCCTCACACTGATCTGGCTTATTCCAAGCAGAAAG CTCCCTCCACGGCACCTACTCTAATATTTCGGGAGATCTGGCATTCTCATGCTGAGCTTTTCTGGAATGAAATCCCACTGGAACAGAGGAATGGGATCGTCCGGAGCTACAGGATTTTCTACTGGGAAGAGCAGGATGGTAAAGTAAAAG TGATTGAGAGCGATCAGAAAAAGAGGCGGGTGGTCTTGAGAGATCTGAAGCCTCAGGCCGTGTACAGGGCCTTCATCATGGTCCGTACAGATGGTGGGAGTATCAACGGCTCTTTTGTAACCCTGCAGGCTGGTTCTGTGG ATGCCTTTAGCATCATTTTAATTGCTATTCCCTCGTGTGTTGGAATAATCCTGTGTCTAATTATCATAATTTCATCATCATggctcacaaaacacacatg GCTGAAGATCTGGCCCAAAGTTCCTGATCCAGCCAACAGCAGCATCAGGAAGTGGAAATCAGACAAATCACTGCAG GACTCCAATAAGAATGGTCAAGAGcctgtgctgcagtttctttCCCACTTCAGCCTTGTGGACTTGCTTGAGAAGGAGCTGGAGACAGCGTCTGATAAAACAGAGAACTGGCGGAGATACAGCAGTACGGAGGAGGACTACTTGCCAGGCGGCTCCCAGAGCTCCTACCCGTTCTCGGAGGAGGGAAGCAACGCCGTGCCCTACGCCACACTGGTGTTTTCAGGCCCCTACAGGAGCCAGTCCAGCCCTCCAGTGTACCTGCGTTCCGACTCCACCCAGCCTCTCCTGCAGGAGGAGAACCTGCAGAGCCCATCACAATATGTCAATGTGTGTGCCCAGCGAGTATTTTTCAGCACGTGCCAGGACGTCTCAGAGGAGCAGGGAGAGGGGCTGTTTTTTGAGGGCTTTCCTTTGCTGAATTCAGTAGACATCAAGGACTTTTCATGTGAGACCTAA